One Nitrospina watsonii DNA segment encodes these proteins:
- a CDS encoding adenosine kinase, protein MNYDLVGIGNALVDIEVRVEDNFITQNAFTKGGMTLTSIEGQNKLLSQFDGAAHKICSGGSAANTVHGMRVLGANTYYLGRVADDRYGRHYTEDMQNCGVGFPGPDSADTGTGTCLILVTPDSERTMLTHLGISTGLHPENVDETIVKSAKAVYIEGYLWTGDDTRAAAIKMADIARKHRIPVAFTLSDAFVVNSFKEDLLDFIRWKTDILFCNDVEAKAMADLDDAEKAFDKLKHLAGTVFMTRGKDGSWVGKNGDDTLSVNAFPVKAVDTTGAGDLYAAGALYGLNQGLGLKESAIIGSYCASEVVTHFGARMPTHSHTDVDKILKAYKE, encoded by the coding sequence ATGAATTACGATCTAGTCGGCATTGGCAACGCGCTGGTGGACATTGAAGTGCGCGTCGAAGACAATTTCATCACTCAAAACGCGTTCACCAAGGGCGGTATGACGCTGACCTCGATCGAGGGTCAGAACAAGCTGCTCAGCCAGTTCGACGGCGCCGCGCATAAAATCTGTTCCGGCGGTTCCGCTGCCAACACCGTGCACGGCATGCGCGTCCTGGGCGCCAACACGTATTACCTGGGACGTGTCGCCGACGATCGTTACGGCAGGCATTACACGGAAGACATGCAGAACTGCGGCGTCGGCTTCCCCGGACCGGACTCCGCGGACACCGGCACCGGCACCTGCCTGATCCTTGTCACGCCGGACAGCGAGCGCACCATGCTCACCCACCTCGGCATTTCCACGGGACTGCATCCGGAAAACGTGGATGAGACCATCGTCAAATCCGCCAAGGCGGTGTACATCGAAGGCTATTTGTGGACCGGCGATGACACCCGCGCCGCCGCCATCAAAATGGCCGACATCGCACGCAAGCATCGCATCCCCGTGGCCTTCACTTTGAGCGATGCGTTCGTCGTCAACAGTTTCAAGGAAGACCTGCTCGACTTCATCCGCTGGAAGACCGACATCCTGTTCTGCAATGATGTCGAAGCCAAAGCCATGGCCGATCTGGACGATGCCGAAAAGGCGTTCGACAAGTTGAAGCACCTGGCGGGGACGGTGTTCATGACGCGCGGCAAGGACGGTTCCTGGGTCGGCAAGAACGGCGACGACACCCTTTCCGTCAATGCGTTCCCGGTGAAAGCGGTGGACACCACCGGCGCCGGGGACTTGTATGCGGCGGGCGCGCTGTACGGACTCAACCAGGGCCTTGGCCTCAAAGAGTCGGCCATCATCGGCTCGTACTGCGCTTCGGAAGTGGTCACCCATTTCGGCGCGCGCATGCCGACGCACTCGCACACCGACGTCGATAAAATTCTCAAAGCATATAAAGAATAA
- a CDS encoding valine--tRNA ligase, with translation MIQLDTKYQPQEVEEKWLRYWAEHRLAHADETRDAETFCMVIPPPNITGSLHIGHAFNNTLQDILARWKRMQGFNTLWQPGTDHAGIATQNVVERQLAAEGTTRHEIGRAAFIERVWKWKAESGGNIAQQLVRLGCSLDWERDRFTMDEGLSKAVREVFVTLYEDGLIYQGDYIINWCPRCQTALSDLEVEYQEKQGHLYHIRYPFQNGEGHVTVATTRPETMLGDTAVAINPEDPRHTGRGGQILLLPILNRELPIIEDSYVDTEFGTGALKVTPAHDPNDFELGRRHQLASINVLHPDGTMNAEAGPFAGQDRFEARKNVVAALQDRDLMEKIEDHTHSVGHCYRCQTVVEPYLSKQWFVKTRPLAKPAIEAVRSEHIKIVPKFWENTYFEWMENIRDWCISRQIWWGHQIPAWACAACGEWTVARETPTACKHCGDTHLTQETDVLDTWFSSALWPFSTLGWPENTETLQKFYPTTVLCTGFDILFFWVARMVMMGLKFQQAIPFEHVYIHALIRDAEGQKMSKTKGNVIDPLVMMDKYGTDALRFTLAAFAAQGRDIKLAEDRIDGYRNFCNKLWNASRFVFMNLEDYTGTCDLEDRGGRSLADRWILSRFNKTCTEVNRALDAFRFNDAASALYRFLWNEYCDWYIELSKSRLFSKGPERATTQNVMLYVLEASLKLLHPIMPFITEEIWQKLPHAGTSIMVARYPQANPDLDDADAEKQLEVVMEVITRVRNIRGEMNFNPGQQLDVHIKTHDADQEHLIHINQGYIKDLARISAMILGPDIEKPKAAASAVLSGMELYVPLKGLMDFDEEQKRVEKELKKIDKDMLFLNKKLSNPNFVDKAPPEVIAKDQQRLEELTEKQAKLQVHLKTIVEATS, from the coding sequence ATGATTCAACTCGACACGAAATACCAACCGCAAGAGGTTGAGGAGAAGTGGCTGCGTTACTGGGCGGAGCACCGGCTGGCTCACGCCGATGAAACCCGCGATGCGGAGACCTTCTGCATGGTCATCCCGCCGCCCAACATCACAGGCTCTTTGCACATCGGCCACGCCTTCAACAACACCTTGCAGGACATCCTCGCCCGCTGGAAGCGCATGCAGGGCTTCAACACGTTGTGGCAACCGGGCACCGACCACGCCGGCATCGCCACGCAGAACGTGGTCGAGCGCCAACTGGCCGCCGAAGGCACGACGCGCCACGAGATCGGCCGCGCCGCCTTCATCGAGCGTGTCTGGAAATGGAAGGCGGAGTCCGGCGGCAACATCGCCCAGCAACTGGTGCGGCTGGGCTGCTCGCTGGACTGGGAGCGCGACCGCTTCACCATGGACGAAGGCTTGTCCAAAGCGGTGCGCGAAGTGTTCGTCACGCTGTACGAAGACGGCCTCATCTACCAGGGCGACTACATCATCAACTGGTGCCCGCGCTGCCAGACGGCGTTGTCCGATCTCGAAGTCGAGTACCAGGAAAAGCAGGGCCACCTGTACCACATCCGTTACCCGTTCCAGAACGGCGAGGGGCACGTCACCGTCGCCACCACGCGGCCTGAAACCATGCTGGGCGACACGGCGGTGGCCATCAACCCGGAAGACCCGCGCCATACGGGTCGCGGCGGACAGATTCTGCTGCTGCCAATCCTGAACCGCGAGCTGCCGATCATCGAGGACAGTTACGTCGATACCGAGTTCGGCACCGGCGCCTTGAAAGTCACCCCGGCGCACGACCCCAACGATTTCGAACTCGGCCGCCGTCACCAACTGGCATCCATCAACGTGCTGCATCCCGACGGCACGATGAACGCCGAAGCGGGGCCGTTTGCAGGTCAGGACCGTTTCGAGGCACGCAAGAACGTGGTCGCGGCGTTGCAGGATCGCGACCTCATGGAAAAGATCGAGGACCACACCCATTCCGTCGGCCACTGTTACCGCTGCCAGACGGTGGTGGAGCCGTACCTCTCCAAGCAATGGTTCGTGAAGACTCGGCCGCTGGCCAAACCGGCCATCGAGGCGGTGCGCAGCGAACACATCAAGATAGTCCCGAAATTCTGGGAGAACACGTATTTCGAGTGGATGGAAAACATCCGCGACTGGTGCATCAGCCGCCAGATCTGGTGGGGACACCAGATTCCGGCGTGGGCCTGCGCGGCCTGCGGCGAATGGACCGTCGCCCGCGAAACGCCCACCGCCTGCAAGCACTGCGGCGACACCCACCTGACGCAGGAAACCGATGTGCTCGACACCTGGTTCAGTTCCGCACTGTGGCCGTTCTCCACGCTCGGCTGGCCGGAGAACACCGAGACGCTGCAAAAATTCTACCCGACCACGGTGCTCTGCACCGGCTTCGACATCCTGTTTTTCTGGGTGGCGCGCATGGTCATGATGGGCCTCAAATTCCAGCAAGCCATTCCGTTCGAGCATGTGTACATCCACGCCCTCATCCGCGATGCCGAAGGCCAGAAGATGAGCAAGACCAAGGGCAATGTCATCGATCCGCTGGTCATGATGGACAAATACGGCACCGACGCGCTGCGCTTCACCTTGGCGGCGTTCGCGGCGCAGGGACGCGACATCAAACTGGCCGAGGACCGCATCGACGGCTATCGCAATTTCTGCAACAAACTGTGGAACGCATCGCGCTTCGTGTTCATGAACCTGGAAGACTATACCGGCACCTGCGATCTCGAAGATCGCGGCGGCCGCAGCCTGGCCGACCGCTGGATACTGAGCCGCTTCAACAAAACCTGCACCGAGGTGAACCGGGCGCTGGACGCGTTCCGCTTCAACGACGCCGCCAGTGCCCTCTACCGGTTTCTGTGGAACGAGTACTGCGACTGGTACATCGAGCTGTCCAAATCGCGCCTGTTCAGCAAGGGTCCGGAACGCGCCACCACGCAGAATGTCATGCTGTACGTGCTGGAGGCCTCACTGAAGCTGCTGCACCCGATCATGCCGTTCATCACCGAGGAAATCTGGCAGAAGCTGCCGCACGCAGGGACCAGCATTATGGTCGCCCGCTACCCGCAAGCCAACCCGGATCTCGACGACGCCGATGCCGAAAAACAACTCGAAGTGGTGATGGAAGTCATCACCCGTGTCCGCAATATTCGCGGCGAAATGAACTTCAATCCGGGCCAACAGCTCGACGTGCACATCAAAACCCACGATGCCGATCAGGAACACCTGATCCACATCAATCAGGGTTACATCAAGGATTTGGCGCGAATTTCCGCAATGATTCTGGGGCCCGATATCGAAAAGCCGAAGGCCGCCGCATCCGCGGTGTTATCAGGGATGGAGCTGTATGTTCCCCTGAAAGGGTTGATGGATTTCGATGAAGAGCAAAAACGGGTGGAAAAAGAGTTGAAAAAAATCGACAAAGACATGCTATTCTTGAATAAGAAACTATCCAACCCAAACTTCGTTGACAAGGCGCCTCCCGAAGTCATCGCAAAGGACCAGCAAAGGCTTGAAGAGTTGACCGAGAAGCAGGCCAAATTGCAGGTTCATTTAAAAACGATTGTTGAAGCGACGTCCTGA
- a CDS encoding HAD family hydrolase, producing the protein MTPFSLYVFDFDGTLVDTKLDIAYSVNLVLQEMGREALPKEVTFGYVGRGVRHLMTQALNGAGDGDLERAVSLFMKHYEQHLMDQTDYFPHCRDLLKHYANKQLAVVSNKPEKFVEQILVELNSRGAFQSVVGGDSFKNKKPDPMGLRHVMQVAGLKPEDVLMVGDSEVDVATARAAGVKVCGVTYGHATREEMASYQPDWLIHDIREMKRYFL; encoded by the coding sequence ATGACCCCATTTTCACTTTACGTATTCGATTTCGACGGCACCCTCGTCGATACCAAACTCGATATCGCTTATTCCGTCAACCTCGTCCTGCAGGAAATGGGACGCGAGGCGTTGCCGAAGGAAGTCACCTTCGGTTACGTCGGCCGCGGCGTGCGCCACCTCATGACGCAGGCGCTGAACGGCGCCGGCGACGGCGATCTCGAACGCGCCGTCTCGCTGTTCATGAAGCATTACGAACAGCACCTGATGGACCAGACCGACTACTTTCCTCATTGCCGCGACCTCCTCAAACACTACGCGAACAAACAACTCGCCGTGGTGTCCAACAAACCGGAGAAATTTGTGGAGCAGATTCTGGTCGAGTTGAACAGCCGTGGGGCGTTCCAAAGCGTTGTCGGAGGCGACTCGTTCAAGAACAAGAAGCCGGACCCGATGGGCCTGCGTCATGTCATGCAGGTGGCGGGATTGAAACCGGAGGACGTGCTGATGGTGGGCGACAGCGAGGTGGACGTCGCCACCGCCCGCGCAGCAGGCGTGAAAGTGTGCGGCGTCACCTACGGCCACGCCACGCGGGAGGAGATGGCCTCCTACCAGCCCGACTGGCTCATCCACGACATCCGCGAGATGAAGAGATATTTTCTTTAA
- a CDS encoding response regulator: protein MKLKILVADDSISIQKLVSMAFYNEDMEVEGISDGVKAYNYLSDFQPDLVMADIYLPGINGFELSKKIKNSDEFQNVHVLLLTSDFEELDQIMYADSEADGYISKPFKTDEIIKKVKHLLGEDTPAAAATEDEEYEIESGEYEIEAVDEVEIDAGDEDKVDVESAGILDYDEEGLQPKWIELSAEDLVIPNRDTATPEPAMEIDDELVLKPEEAEAPHSEPLPQTSSRTEAFQESLDELDQLFRQLTERSRPPAADPEPETGASKLEPSSHPDLIREVMTLMNEERPSSNGKHATPAPKPSHPAETDHSALHDLVHQHVRATLRTEMAGLSDTIQDTVRQIVEDVAPEVIREVIREEIARIKKSEPI, encoded by the coding sequence ATGAAACTGAAAATCCTGGTGGCAGACGACAGCATCAGCATCCAGAAACTGGTGTCCATGGCCTTCTACAACGAGGACATGGAGGTGGAAGGCATCAGCGACGGCGTCAAGGCCTACAACTACCTCTCCGATTTCCAGCCGGATCTGGTGATGGCCGACATCTATCTGCCCGGCATCAACGGCTTCGAGCTGTCCAAAAAAATCAAAAACAGCGACGAGTTCCAGAATGTCCACGTGCTCCTGCTGACCAGCGACTTTGAAGAACTCGACCAGATCATGTACGCCGATTCGGAAGCCGACGGCTACATCTCAAAACCCTTCAAAACCGACGAAATCATCAAAAAGGTGAAACACCTGCTGGGCGAAGACACCCCTGCCGCCGCAGCCACGGAAGACGAGGAATACGAAATCGAGTCCGGCGAGTACGAGATCGAAGCCGTCGATGAAGTTGAGATCGACGCCGGCGACGAAGACAAGGTGGACGTGGAGTCCGCAGGCATCCTCGATTACGATGAGGAGGGCCTGCAACCGAAGTGGATCGAGTTGTCGGCGGAAGACCTGGTGATTCCCAACCGGGACACGGCGACACCCGAACCCGCCATGGAGATCGACGACGAACTGGTGCTGAAGCCGGAGGAAGCCGAAGCCCCCCATTCTGAACCGCTGCCGCAGACCTCCTCGCGGACCGAGGCCTTTCAGGAATCGCTGGACGAACTGGATCAGTTGTTCCGCCAGTTGACGGAACGGTCCAGGCCGCCTGCCGCCGATCCCGAACCGGAAACCGGCGCGTCGAAACTGGAACCCAGTTCGCATCCGGACCTGATCCGGGAGGTGATGACGCTGATGAATGAGGAGCGGCCGTCGTCCAACGGCAAGCACGCCACCCCGGCCCCGAAACCGTCGCACCCGGCGGAGACCGACCACAGTGCGCTGCACGACCTCGTGCACCAGCACGTTCGCGCCACGCTGCGCACGGAGATGGCGGGATTGTCCGACACCATCCAGGACACGGTGCGGCAGATCGTCGAAGACGTCGCCCCCGAGGTGATCCGGGAAGTGATCCGGGAAGAAATCGCCCGCATCAAGAAGTCGGAACCGATCTGA
- a CDS encoding RES domain-containing protein, translated as MSEELLCHECVGDSFLKAKIKKGSKNRGCSFCHRRTKSLPLEEVAEKVNATFSQLFIPGGMEPSISESDSWEWEQIGETDAEIFERIMGVDYEVAEKVSNILGEKHNFVALKEGETALYGGDTLYELAPIRPYDTTSLWKSFCENIKHQSRYFDPSSKEILDYIFNGIIEHQRYFSKKVILDITPVSNNRFIYRARKALKSSERIKICKNPEVELGPPPPNIVIAGRMNPSGIPVFYGAYDERTCVSEIRLPVGGMAVIGKFEVIKPIKVLDLTAFEEYPKVEYFDPDFEYIMAQWEFAHILHKEISKPILPGDEVLDYLPTQLIAEYLSNQFNPKLDGIIYYSPQNLNNEEEAPKNIVLFRHSAVVKKSDIAKSEKASEDHFFSEHFTEHDYQIFKEPQGGQGLNRVDDEFWSSDPYTDVYGMEWVDLYPQMENLPYLRLVEDSLRIYKVSSIVYKTKSLDVAPILELDQKPKGEDLDY; from the coding sequence AATTATTGTGCCATGAGTGTGTTGGGGATTCTTTCTTGAAAGCTAAAATTAAGAAGGGATCAAAAAACAGAGGATGTTCTTTTTGTCATAGAAGAACAAAAAGCTTACCTTTGGAGGAAGTAGCAGAAAAAGTAAACGCAACTTTCAGTCAATTATTCATTCCTGGAGGCATGGAACCCTCGATATCGGAAAGCGATAGTTGGGAATGGGAGCAAATAGGGGAAACAGATGCGGAGATCTTTGAAAGAATAATGGGTGTTGATTATGAAGTGGCCGAAAAGGTTTCAAATATACTTGGAGAAAAGCATAATTTTGTCGCTTTAAAAGAAGGAGAAACGGCTCTATATGGAGGCGATACTTTGTATGAGCTAGCTCCGATTCGCCCCTATGATACAACGTCGCTTTGGAAAAGTTTTTGTGAAAATATTAAACATCAATCTAGGTATTTTGATCCCAGCTCCAAGGAAATTTTGGATTATATATTTAATGGGATTATAGAGCATCAACGGTATTTTAGTAAAAAGGTAATATTAGATATCACCCCTGTTTCAAATAATCGCTTTATATATAGAGCTAGAAAAGCTCTAAAATCATCTGAACGCATCAAGATTTGTAAAAATCCAGAAGTTGAATTGGGCCCTCCGCCACCTAATATTGTTATTGCAGGTAGAATGAACCCATCTGGCATCCCGGTGTTCTATGGGGCGTATGATGAGCGGACCTGTGTTTCCGAAATCCGTTTGCCGGTTGGGGGAATGGCAGTTATAGGGAAGTTTGAAGTGATTAAGCCCATTAAGGTTTTAGACCTTACCGCTTTTGAAGAATATCCAAAAGTTGAGTATTTTGATCCTGACTTTGAATACATAATGGCGCAATGGGAGTTTGCTCATATCCTTCATAAAGAAATAAGTAAGCCAATTTTGCCTGGCGATGAGGTTTTAGATTATCTCCCTACCCAATTAATAGCAGAATATCTGTCTAATCAGTTCAATCCAAAACTTGATGGGATCATTTACTATTCTCCCCAAAATTTAAATAATGAGGAGGAGGCCCCTAAAAACATTGTCCTTTTTAGACATTCCGCTGTAGTGAAAAAAAGTGATATTGCCAAGAGTGAAAAAGCCTCAGAAGATCATTTTTTTTCTGAGCATTTTACGGAACATGATTATCAAATATTCAAAGAACCTCAGGGTGGGCAAGGTCTTAATAGAGTCGATGATGAATTTTGGTCTTCAGATCCATATACAGATGTGTATGGAATGGAATGGGTAGATTTGTATCCGCAAATGGAAAATCTCCCTTACCTTCGCTTGGTTGAGGATAGTTTGAGAATATATAAAGTGTCGTCAATCGTATACAAAACCAAGAGTTTGGATGTTGCCCCTATTTTAGAACTTGACCAGAAACCCAAAGGTGAAGATCTTGATTATTAG
- the pepF gene encoding oligoendopeptidase F, with the protein MDATRELLTRNQIPEEAKWDLKGLYSSPETWEADFLSLESQLESYASYQGTLGESPARLKQCLKFDMQFSQTLDAVYTYAHLRNDEDKTHTANQANYERVSRLLTHYQQARSFINPELMAIPEATIQTFLNDPELEFFLFHLERELRYRPHTLPEAQEALLAAASEMAQAPQKAFSMLDNADLQLGSVQDAEGRSITLTHGNLQSLLQNYDRRLRQDTFETFYKAYEGHQYTYAALLSGSIKKDQFFAQARGFKSVRDKALFSENIPAEVYDNLIAAVHNNLKPLYKYFDLRKRILGLDALHVYDCSVPLIRDFTWEMPYEDAVEDIAQALAPLGPDYVGALKRGLLDERWVDRYESKGKSSGAYSSGCYDSNPFILMNYQSDHISSVYTLAHEAGHSMHSYLSKKNQPFLYADYTIFVAEVASTFNEALLTRYYLGRELSREMKIYLLCREIDNFRGTLYRQTMFAEFEHRIYAAAEAGKPLTVDTFKELYHELLTIYFGEAVTLDPCLDLECFRIPHFYFGFYVYKYATGISAAYALAERVTCGGDAELADYLGFLKSGGSAYPIDLLRNAGVDMSSPKPIETALQKFTDLVDQLEALTG; encoded by the coding sequence ATGGATGCCACCCGTGAACTGTTGACCCGCAACCAGATTCCCGAGGAAGCAAAGTGGGACCTGAAAGGTCTCTACTCCTCACCGGAAACCTGGGAAGCGGACTTCCTCTCTCTCGAGTCCCAGTTGGAAAGCTACGCTTCCTACCAGGGCACGCTGGGGGAGTCGCCCGCGCGGCTCAAACAATGCCTCAAATTTGACATGCAGTTTTCGCAGACGCTGGATGCGGTGTACACCTACGCCCACCTGCGTAACGACGAAGACAAGACCCACACCGCCAACCAGGCGAACTACGAACGGGTCTCCCGGCTGTTGACGCACTACCAGCAGGCGCGCAGCTTCATCAACCCGGAGTTGATGGCAATTCCGGAAGCGACCATACAAACGTTTCTGAACGACCCGGAGCTCGAGTTTTTCCTCTTCCATCTGGAGCGGGAGTTGCGTTACCGCCCGCACACCCTGCCAGAAGCGCAGGAAGCGTTGCTGGCGGCGGCTTCGGAAATGGCGCAGGCGCCGCAAAAGGCGTTCAGCATGCTGGACAACGCCGACCTGCAACTGGGATCGGTGCAGGACGCCGAGGGACGCAGCATCACCCTCACGCATGGCAACCTGCAAAGCCTGCTGCAGAATTACGATCGCCGCCTGCGTCAGGACACGTTCGAAACGTTCTACAAAGCGTACGAGGGGCATCAGTACACGTACGCGGCGTTGTTGTCCGGCAGCATCAAGAAGGACCAGTTTTTCGCGCAGGCACGCGGTTTCAAATCGGTCCGCGACAAGGCGTTGTTCTCGGAAAACATTCCGGCCGAAGTGTACGACAACCTCATCGCCGCCGTGCACAACAACCTGAAACCGCTGTACAAGTATTTCGATCTGCGCAAACGGATTCTCGGGTTGGATGCCCTGCACGTTTACGATTGCAGCGTGCCGTTGATCCGGGATTTCACGTGGGAGATGCCCTACGAAGACGCGGTGGAAGACATCGCCCAGGCGCTGGCGCCGCTGGGACCGGATTACGTCGGGGCCCTGAAACGCGGTCTGCTCGACGAACGCTGGGTGGACCGCTACGAAAGCAAGGGCAAGAGCAGCGGCGCGTATTCATCCGGCTGTTACGATTCGAATCCGTTCATCCTGATGAATTACCAGAGCGACCACATTAGCAGCGTCTATACGCTGGCGCATGAGGCCGGGCATTCGATGCACTCGTACCTGTCGAAAAAGAACCAGCCCTTCCTCTACGCCGATTACACGATCTTCGTGGCGGAGGTGGCGTCCACCTTCAATGAAGCGTTGCTGACGCGTTATTACTTGGGCCGCGAACTGAGCCGGGAGATGAAAATTTACCTGCTCTGCCGGGAGATCGACAATTTCCGCGGCACGCTGTACCGGCAGACCATGTTCGCCGAGTTCGAACACCGCATTTACGCGGCGGCGGAAGCGGGCAAGCCTTTGACCGTGGACACCTTCAAAGAGCTGTACCACGAGTTGTTGACGATTTATTTTGGTGAAGCGGTGACGCTGGATCCCTGCCTGGATCTGGAATGTTTCCGCATCCCGCATTTTTATTTCGGCTTTTATGTGTACAAGTACGCGACGGGCATCTCCGCCGCTTACGCATTAGCCGAACGGGTGACCTGCGGCGGCGATGCCGAACTCGCGGACTACCTGGGCTTCCTGAAATCGGGAGGCTCCGCGTACCCGATCGACCTGCTCCGCAATGCAGGGGTGGACATGAGTTCACCAAAACCCATTGAAACCGCCTTGCAAAAATTCACCGACCTGGTGGACCAGCTCGAAGCGCTCACAGGCTGA
- the dacB gene encoding D-alanyl-D-alanine carboxypeptidase/D-alanyl-D-alanine endopeptidase yields the protein MLNKNLKIKQLMIVCGCLLWAVAASAQPLDTDPAADRLWTDIESVLKRDCNGTTRLGMKFYSLERKTTLLAKNSNVLFTPASNMKMITSAMALKRVGPDYRFYTRLYTNGYIDGDTLKGDVYIKGFGDPWLVSEQMWVLVNALRNLPVTKIEGNLIADNHFFEDQHRVATWANYNGSEAYLAPMGALSFNFNTVTVYVEPAQEVGAPPVVVVDPMTDYIRIHNSATTVAGRKDHERLIVNRLPRRDHDEIIVSGTLPKTMARKKYFLNVTDPQWYTLHAFRKYLEQAGIAVGGGLERGRVPDAARLLYEHESPPLADILRGLNKFSNNFIAEQILRTLAADVYGAPGTTENGVKLLQAYMQSLGYADDRYNVVDGSGLSRQNMVSPDQIVAVLDDAYQDLGIFPEFIAALGVMGIDGSVIDRMNGNRHAQKIRAKTGTLNHVSALSGYFQSMDGERFAFSILLNDLNCSNGKAMKLEDDILDLALRFKRSGSGNAGESSNEADAPPVSP from the coding sequence ATGTTGAATAAAAATTTAAAAATCAAGCAATTGATGATCGTTTGCGGGTGCCTGCTCTGGGCCGTTGCGGCCAGCGCGCAGCCTCTGGATACCGACCCCGCCGCCGACCGTTTGTGGACGGATATCGAATCCGTTTTGAAACGGGACTGCAATGGCACCACGCGCCTCGGCATGAAGTTCTATTCGTTGGAACGCAAAACCACGCTGCTCGCCAAAAACAGCAATGTGTTGTTCACGCCCGCGTCCAATATGAAGATGATCACGTCGGCGATGGCGCTCAAACGCGTCGGCCCCGATTACCGGTTTTACACGCGGTTGTACACCAACGGTTATATCGACGGCGACACGCTGAAAGGCGACGTGTACATCAAGGGCTTCGGCGACCCGTGGCTGGTGTCCGAGCAGATGTGGGTTCTGGTGAATGCTTTGCGCAACCTGCCGGTCACGAAAATCGAAGGCAACCTCATCGCCGACAACCATTTTTTTGAAGACCAGCATCGCGTGGCCACGTGGGCCAACTACAACGGATCGGAAGCGTACCTCGCGCCTATGGGCGCGTTGTCGTTCAACTTCAACACCGTCACCGTGTACGTGGAACCCGCGCAGGAAGTGGGCGCGCCGCCGGTCGTGGTGGTGGACCCGATGACCGATTACATCCGCATCCACAACAGCGCCACCACGGTGGCGGGAAGGAAGGATCACGAGCGGTTGATCGTCAACCGCCTGCCGCGCCGCGATCACGATGAGATCATCGTCTCCGGCACCCTGCCGAAAACCATGGCGCGCAAAAAATATTTTCTGAACGTCACCGACCCGCAGTGGTACACGCTGCACGCGTTCCGCAAGTATCTGGAGCAGGCCGGCATCGCCGTCGGCGGCGGACTGGAACGCGGCCGCGTTCCCGATGCGGCCCGGCTTCTGTACGAACACGAGTCGCCGCCGTTGGCCGACATCCTGCGCGGTCTCAACAAGTTCAGCAACAACTTCATCGCCGAGCAGATCCTGCGCACGCTGGCGGCGGATGTGTACGGTGCGCCGGGCACCACGGAAAACGGCGTTAAGTTGTTGCAGGCTTACATGCAGAGCCTGGGGTACGCGGACGATCGGTACAACGTGGTGGATGGATCGGGCCTGTCGCGGCAAAACATGGTGTCGCCGGACCAGATCGTCGCGGTGCTGGACGATGCGTATCAAGACCTGGGGATTTTCCCTGAGTTCATCGCCGCGCTGGGGGTGATGGGCATTGACGGCAGTGTGATCGACCGCATGAACGGCAACCGGCATGCGCAGAAAATCCGCGCCAAGACGGGGACGCTGAACCACGTCAGTGCACTGTCCGGGTACTTTCAGTCGATGGACGGCGAACGGTTTGCGTTTTCGATTTTATTGAATGATCTGAATTGTTCCAACGGGAAAGCCATGAAGTTGGAAGACGATATCCTGGACCTGGCCCTGCGTTTCAAGCGCAGCGGGAGCGGGAACGCAGGGGAGTCGTCGAACGAGGCGGATGCGCCGCCGGTCAGTCCCTGA